The Ralstonia pickettii DTP0602 genome segment ACTTCGTCGACGCGCCTGGCATGCTGCAGATCAAGACCGTGGCCGGCGTGAAGAGCCCGGTCGAGATCTCGGCCGAGATCCTCGCCACGCTGCGCCAGCGCGCCGAGGATTCGCTCGGCGACGACCTGGTCGGCGCGGTCATCACCGTGCCTGCGTACTTCGACGAGGCCCAGCGCCAGGCGACCAAGGACGCCGCGCGCCTGGCCGGCCTGGAAGTGCTGCGCCTGCTCAACGAGCCGACCGCGGCGGCCATCGCCTATGGGCTGGACAATGCATCGGAAGGCATTTACGCGGTCTACGACCTGGGTGGCGGCACCTTCGATATTTCCGTGCTGAAGCTCACCCGCGGCGTGTTCGAAGTGATGGCCACGGGCGGCGACTCGGCGCTCGGCGGCGACGATTTCGACCAGCGCGTGCTGTGCTGGATCGTCGAGCAGGCCGGCCTGCAGCCGCTGTCGGCGCAGGACATGCGCCTGCTGATGGTGCGCGCGCGCGCCGCCAAGGAAGCGCTGTCGGAAGCGGACAGTACCGTGATCGATGCCGTGCTGGATTCCGGCGAGATCGTCCACCTGACGCTGACCGACGAAACCTTTGAGCAGATCACTGCCCATCTGGTGCAGAAAACGCTGGCGCCGGTGCGCAAGGTGCTGCGCGACGCCGGTGTGAGCCCCGACGAGGTCAAGGGCGTGGTGCTGGTTGGCGGCGCCACGCGCATGCCGTCGATCCGCAAGGCCGTGGGCGACTACTTCGGTCAGACCCCGCTGACCAACCTCGATCCGGACCGCGTGGTGGCGCTGGGCGCCGCGATGCAGGCCAACCTGCTGGCCGGCAACCATGCCCCGGGCGAAGACTGGCTGCTGCTCGACGTGATCCCGCTGTCGCTGGGCGTGGAGACCATGGGCGGCCTGGTCGAGAAGATCATCCCGCGCAACAGCACCATCCCGGTGGCGCGCGCGCAGGAATTCACCACCTTCAAGGATGGCCAGACCGCGATGGCGATCCATGTGCTGCAGGGCGAGCGCGAGCTGGCCAGCGACTGCCGCTCGCTGGCGCGCTTCGAGCTGCGCGGCATCCCGCCGATGGTGGCGGGCGCGGCACGCATCCGCGTGACCTACCAGGTCGACGCCGACGGGCTGCTGTCGGTGACCGCGCGCGAAACCCATTCGGGCGTGGAAGCGTCGGTCACGGTCAAGCCGTCGTACGGCCTGGCCGACGACGATATCGCGCGCATGCTGCAGGAGAGCTTCCGCGAAGCCGAGCACGACATGAAGAGCCGCGCGCTGGCGGAAGAGCGCGTCGAAGCCGACCGCCTGGCCGAGGCCACGCTGCGCGCGCTGGAAACCGACGGCGACCTGTTGTCGGCGGACGAGCGCGCCGCGGTCGAGGCGCTGGTGGCTTCGGTGCGCGAGATTGCCACCGGCGAAGACCACCACGCCATCCACGCCGCGGTGGAGAAGCTGTCGCACGGCACCGACGAATTCGCCGCACGCCGTATGGACCGCTCGATCAAGAGCGCGCTGGCGGGGCGCAAGGTGCAGGAGCTGGGCTGATCACCACGCCTGCACCGCATTACAGATACCAGGACACGAGATGCCACAGATCATAGTTTTGCCACACGTCGAATACTGCCCGGACGGGACGGTGATCGAAGCCGAGCAGGGCGTCAGCGTCTGCGACGCGCTGCTTTCCCACGGCATCGCGATCGAGCATGCGTGCGAGAAATCGTGCGCCTGCACCACCTGCCACGTGATCGTGCGCGAGGGCTTCAACTCGCTCAACGAGGCCGAGGAGAAGGAAGAGGACCTGCTCGACAAGGCCTGGGGGCTGGAGCCGAATTCGCGGCTCTCGTGCCAGGCCATCGTCGATGAGGACGACCTGACCATCGAGATCCCGAAGTACACCATCAACCACGCCAAGGAAGGCCACTGAGCGGCCGGCACTGACCTCAGCGGAGAAGAACCTCATGAAGTGGACCGATACCTACGCCATCGCGGCAGCCCTGTACGACAAGTATCCTGACGTCGATCCGGTCGGCGTGCGCTTTACCGACCTGCGCCGCTGGGTGCTGGAGCTCGACGGCTTTGCCGACGTGCCGGAACGCTCGGGCGAGAAGATCCTGGAGGCCATCCAGCAGGCCTGGATCCAGGAAGCGGAATAACTTCGCAGTATCGGGAGGAAGCAGAAAGGCCGGCCAGATGCCGGCCTTTCTGCTTTGGTGTTTCGCAAGAGCCTGGTCAGCCCCGCACCAGCGCGCCGTTCTCCATGTGCACGCGCTCGCCTACCTGCACTGCAGGATCCTGCTCGTAGGTGAAGCTGCGTTGACTGCCATCGTCCATGCGCACGCGGACTTCGTAATGCGTGTCCTTGCTGACCGCCTTCTCGATCTGGTTGCCGGCCACGCCGCCGCCCACCGCACCGACCACGGTGCCGACGATGCGGCCGTTGCCCTTGCCGACCTGGTTGCCCAGCAGGCCGCCGACCACGGCACCGCCTAGCGCGCCCAGGCCGCTGGTGTTGGGCTTCTGGGTCTGGATCGGGGTCACGGCGACCACGCGGCCGGCGTAGGGACTGCCCTTGGCGGCCTGGCGCTCGGTGTCGGCGCGCTGGCTGGCGCGCGGCTCGCTCTCGCGCTGCGCGGCCTGGCTTGCCGGGGCGGTGCGTGGTGCGGCTTGCGACGAACGGACGGCGTCCGGATTGGCCGAGCGCGGCTGGCCGTCATCGTAGACCGGTGGGCGCGTGGTGCTGCCCGGCGGGGGCGCAGTCTCCGCGGTGACTGGCAGCGGGCCTTGCGGACCTTGTTGCGTTTGCAGGTCAGGGTTGGCCTTGCTGATCGGCAGCACGCCGGTTACGGCGGCAACGGCGGTCAGGCTGGCGATCACCACGGCCACGGCTGCCGCGCCGATCAGCGGATGCAGCCGGCGTTGCGGCGGCAGCGGGGCAGGGGTGTGGTCTTGCGAGGTGGCTTGGCTCTGCATTGTTGTGGCTCCGGTGCGGCGAAGGCCGCGATGGGATGGAACCAGTGTGGCCGAAGCGGGTGGCGTTTTCCGTTTGTTTTTGTAAATATATGTAGGCGGAAAAGGCCTTTTGTATCAATGGGTTGGGTGTTGCTCGCGCTGCCTGTTGGCGGGATGGCTGTAACAATCGGGGGCCGCGCGACGCGATCTGGATGACCGCTGTGTGCTCCCTCTCCCGCTTGCGGGAGAGGGAGCACACCATCAGTCTTCCCGGCGCAGGTGCGGGAACAGGATGACGTCGCGGATATTGGGGCTGTCCGTCAGCAGCATCACCAGGCGGTCGATGCCGATACCGCAGCCGCCCGTCGGGGGCATGCCGTACTCCAGCGCGCGGATGTAGTCGGCGTCGAAGTACATCGCCTCCTCGTCGCCGGCGTCCTTCTGCTCGACCTGCTTGCGGAAACGATCAGCCTGGTCCTCGGCATCGTTCAGCTCCGAGAAGCCGTTGGCGATCTCGCGGCCGGTGATGAACAGCTCGAAGCGCTCGGTAATGCCCGGCACCGTGTCCGAGGCGCGCGCCAGCGGCGAGACCTCGACCGGGTAGTCGACGATGAAAGTCGGCTCCCACAGCTGGCTTTCAGCGGTTTCCTCGAACAGCACCAGTTGCAGTGTGCCCAGGCCGGCGTTGAGGAACTGCGGCGCGTTGGTGTTGACGCCGAACTTCTTCAGCTCGGTGCGCAGGAATTCCGAATCGGCCAGCTGCGCGTCGGTGTACTGCGGCGCGAACTTCTGGATCGCCTGGCAGATGGTCAGGCGGTGGAACGGCTTCGACAGGTCCAGCTCGCGGTCCTGGTAGGTCAGCACGGCGCTGCCGCGCGCATCGATGGCGGCCTTGCGGATCAGGTCCTCGGTGAAGTCCATCAGCCAGCGGTAGTCCGTGTAGGCCGCGTAGAACTCCATCATGGTGAACTCGGGGTTGTGGCGCGGGCTCACCCCTTCGTTGCGGAAGTTGCGGTTGATCTCGAACACCCGCTCGAAGCCGCCCACGACCAGGCGCTTCAGGTACAGCTCAGGCGCGATGCGCAGGAACATCTGCATGTCCAGCGCATTGTGGTGCGTGATAAAGGGCTTGGCCGCGGCGCCGCCCGGGATCGGGTGCAGCATCGGCGTTTCCACTTCCATGAAGCCTGCATCGGCCATATGGCGGCGCAGCGACGAGATCGCGTTGGTGCGGGCGCGGAAGGTGTTGCGCGTTTCCGGCGACACGATCAGGTCGACATAGCGCTGGCGGTACTTCATTTCCTGGTCGGCCAGGCCGTGGAACTTGTCCGGCAGCGGGCGCAGCGACTTGGACAGCAGGCGCAGCTCGCGCACCTGCACCGACAGCTCGCCCTTGTTGGTGCGGAACAGCTCGCCGCGGGCGCTGATGATGTCGCCCAGGTCCCAGTGCTTGAACGCGGCGTAGACTTCTTCGCCGACCTTGTCGCGCGTGATGTAGAACTGGATCTGGCCGCTGCCGTCCTGCACGGTGGCGAAGCTGGCCTTGCCCATCACGCGCTTGAGCATCATGCGGCCGGCGATGGACACCTCGACGGGGCTGGCTTCGAGCGCGGCCTGGTCGGTTTCGCCGTACTGCGCGTGCAGCGTGGCGGCCTGGTGGGTCGGGCGGAAATCGTTGGGGAAGGCCACGCCTTGCTGGCGCAGCGCGGCCAGTTTCTCGCGCCGCTCCGCGATGATCTTGTTCTCGTCGACGGCGGGCGTTTCTGCGGCGGCGGGCTTGGCCTGGGCGCGGTTCGGTTCAGTCATGATGTCTGGTGGGATCGCGCGCGGCAGGCCGCGCGCGGATTCGTTATGGCTTCAGTAATTGCGGAGATCGTCCAGTTCGGTCGTGCCGAAATCCGGACGATGCAGGTAGGCAACGATGCGGCCCGCGGTTTCCTCGGCGGAGGCCAGCTGCTGGTTCGCCTTCAGGTCGCGGAAGCGCTGCACCTGCGCGAAGTCGGCATTGCGGATCACGTCCTGCATGCCGGTGTCGATCACGCCCGGGGCCAGCGCCACCGCGCGCACCGTGCGCGGTGCTGCGGCCTGCGCGTATTCGGCGTTGACCGAGCGCATGAACATGTCGAGTCCCGCCTTGCTGGCGCAGTAGGCGCTCCAGCCCTCGACCGGGCGGCGCGCCGCGCCGGACGAGATCGCCAGCACCTTGCGCGGGCAGTCGAACTTTTCGGTGCGCTCCAGGAACGTCCCGGTCATCGTCATCGGCGCCGCCAGGTTGGTCAGCAGGTGTGGCACCAGCGTGCTTTCCTGCAGCCGCGAGACCGGGCCGATCGGCTCGACCACGCCCGCGTTCAGGATCAGCGTGGCGCTGGTCGGCGGCTGGTCGAGCGTGTCGAGCACGCTGGCCAGCCAGGTGGCGGCGGGGCCGGCCTGCGACAGGTCCTGCAGGTGCCACGCCACCGGCACGCCGCTCAGGGTGGCAATGCGCTCCAGCTCGTTGTTGCGGCTGCGCGCCACGCAGATCAGGCGGTTGCCCGGCACGAGCAGGGCATTGGTCAGTGCCGCGCCCAGCCCGCGCGAGGCGCCGGTGATGATGTACAGGTGATTGGCTTCGCTCATGGTGCCCCGGTCGGAAAGGCCGCCGTGCCGGTGTGGCGCGGGCGGCGGTACAGCGATGATCCAGCGATTGCGGTGATGTTGCTGTGCCGCCGCGGGCGCCACCGCCGCGCCGGAGGGCGCGGGGCGGGCGGCCCGGTTCGGCCTTACAGTCCCTGCTTGAGGCTGGCCTCGATGAACGGGTCCAGGTCGCCGTCCAGCACCTTTTGGGTGTTGGACATTTCCACGTTGGTGCGCAGGTCCTTGATGCGGCTCTGGTCCAGCACGTACGAGCGGATCTGGTGGCCCCAGCCCACGTCGGTCTTGCCGGCTTCGAGCTTGTCGGCCTCGGCCTGGCGCTTGCGCATCTCATGCTCGTACAGGCGCGACTTCAGCATCGACATGGCCTCGGCACGGTTGCGGTGCTGCGAGCGGTCGTTCTGGCACTGCACCACGATGCCGGTCGGGATGTGCGTGATCCGCACGGCCGAATCGGTCTTGTTGATGTGCTGGCCGCCGGCGCCCGAGGCGCGGTAGGTATCCACGCGCAGGTCGGCCGGGTTGACTTCCACTTCGAACGATTCGTCGACCTCGGGGTAGACGAACACCGACGAGAACGAGGTATGGCGCCCCCCCGACGAATCGAACGGCGACTTGCGCACCAGGCGGTGCACGCCCGTTTCCGTACGCAGGTAGCCGAAGGCATATTCGCCCTCGATCTTGATGGTCGCGCTCTTGATGCCGGCCACGTCGCCTTCGGACTCTTCCAGCACCTCGGCCTTGAAGCCCTTGCGCTCGCAGTACTTCAGGTACTGGCGCAGCAGCATCGAGGCCCAGTCGCACGCTTCGGTGCCGCCTGCGCCGGCCTGGATGTCGATAAAGGCGTTGGCCTGGTCCATCTCGCCCGAGAACATGCGGCGGAATTCCATGCCCGCGACGATCTCCTCGAAGCCCGTGACGTCGGCCTCGATCGCTTCGAGCGTGTCGTCGTCGCCTTCTTCCTTGGCGAGCTCGAACAGCTCCTCGGCGCCGCTAAGGTCGTCGGTGAGCTTGCCGAGGACGCTTACCACGCCCTCGAGTGCCTTCTTTTCCTTGCCGAGGTCCTGGGCCCGCTTGGGGTTGTTCCAGACGTCGGGGTCTTCCAGCAAGCCGTTGACTTCGTCCAGCCTTCCTACTTTGACATCGTAGTCAAAGATACCCCCGTAGATCTTCCGTCCGGGAACGGAGATCGGAGATGGCACCGGAGATGGCGTTGAGGCGTTCTGCTTCCATGATGTTCCTGCGCTTCGAAAACCTTGAATTATAGCGGATCAGGGCCCTGATCCGGGCGCGGATTCAGGGATTTGGGCCGGTTCGCGGGCCTTGGACGGCGAACGGAACGCGCCCGAAACGGTCTATCCGGCGGTGCCGGGCAGTGCACGCGGCGATAATACGCGTTAGCAAGCCGCCCCCGGCTAGACAACGAACAGGGACGAATGACGCAAACCAGACATGACATCGAGCCAGGCCGGCGCCGCGCGCTGGGCCTGCTGCTG includes the following:
- a CDS encoding molecular chaperone HscA (K04044: hscA; molecular chaperone HscA), with the protein product MALLQISEPGMSPAPHQRRLAVGIDLGTTNSLVAAVRSSIPEVLGDERGRALLPSVVRYLPDRTTHIGYRAQDEAVRDPKNTIVSVKRFMGRGLRDIANIEHSPYDFVDAPGMLQIKTVAGVKSPVEISAEILATLRQRAEDSLGDDLVGAVITVPAYFDEAQRQATKDAARLAGLEVLRLLNEPTAAAIAYGLDNASEGIYAVYDLGGGTFDISVLKLTRGVFEVMATGGDSALGGDDFDQRVLCWIVEQAGLQPLSAQDMRLLMVRARAAKEALSEADSTVIDAVLDSGEIVHLTLTDETFEQITAHLVQKTLAPVRKVLRDAGVSPDEVKGVVLVGGATRMPSIRKAVGDYFGQTPLTNLDPDRVVALGAAMQANLLAGNHAPGEDWLLLDVIPLSLGVETMGGLVEKIIPRNSTIPVARAQEFTTFKDGQTAMAIHVLQGERELASDCRSLARFELRGIPPMVAGAARIRVTYQVDADGLLSVTARETHSGVEASVTVKPSYGLADDDIARMLQESFREAEHDMKSRALAEERVEADRLAEATLRALETDGDLLSADERAAVEALVASVREIATGEDHHAIHAAVEKLSHGTDEFAARRMDRSIKSALAGRKVQELG
- a CDS encoding (2Fe-2S) ferredoxin (K04755: fdx; ferredoxin, 2Fe-2S); this encodes MPQIIVLPHVEYCPDGTVIEAEQGVSVCDALLSHGIAIEHACEKSCACTTCHVIVREGFNSLNEAEEKEEDLLDKAWGLEPNSRLSCQAIVDEDDLTIEIPKYTINHAKEGH
- a CDS encoding lysyl-tRNA synthetase (K04567: KARS, lysS; lysyl-tRNA synthetase, class II [EC:6.1.1.6]), which translates into the protein MTEPNRAQAKPAAAETPAVDENKIIAERREKLAALRQQGVAFPNDFRPTHQAATLHAQYGETDQAALEASPVEVSIAGRMMLKRVMGKASFATVQDGSGQIQFYITRDKVGEEVYAAFKHWDLGDIISARGELFRTNKGELSVQVRELRLLSKSLRPLPDKFHGLADQEMKYRQRYVDLIVSPETRNTFRARTNAISSLRRHMADAGFMEVETPMLHPIPGGAAAKPFITHHNALDMQMFLRIAPELYLKRLVVGGFERVFEINRNFRNEGVSPRHNPEFTMMEFYAAYTDYRWLMDFTEDLIRKAAIDARGSAVLTYQDRELDLSKPFHRLTICQAIQKFAPQYTDAQLADSEFLRTELKKFGVNTNAPQFLNAGLGTLQLVLFEETAESQLWEPTFIVDYPVEVSPLARASDTVPGITERFELFITGREIANGFSELNDAEDQADRFRKQVEQKDAGDEEAMYFDADYIRALEYGMPPTGGCGIGIDRLVMLLTDSPNIRDVILFPHLRRED
- a CDS encoding short-chain dehydrogenase (K00540: E1.-.-.- [EC:1.-.-.-]) yields the protein MSEANHLYIITGASRGLGAALTNALLVPGNRLICVARSRNNELERIATLSGVPVAWHLQDLSQAGPAATWLASVLDTLDQPPTSATLILNAGVVEPIGPVSRLQESTLVPHLLTNLAAPMTMTGTFLERTEKFDCPRKVLAISSGAARRPVEGWSAYCASKAGLDMFMRSVNAEYAQAAAPRTVRAVALAPGVIDTGMQDVIRNADFAQVQRFRDLKANQQLASAEETAGRIVAYLHRPDFGTTELDDLRNY
- a CDS encoding peptide chain release factor 2 (K02836: prfB; peptide chain release factor 2) — translated: MPSPISVPGRKIYGGIFDYDVKVGRLDEVNGLLEDPDVWNNPKRAQDLGKEKKALEGVVSVLGKLTDDLSGAEELFELAKEEGDDDTLEAIEADVTGFEEIVAGMEFRRMFSGEMDQANAFIDIQAGAGGTEACDWASMLLRQYLKYCERKGFKAEVLEESEGDVAGIKSATIKIEGEYAFGYLRTETGVHRLVRKSPFDSSGGRHTSFSSVFVYPEVDESFEVEVNPADLRVDTYRASGAGGQHINKTDSAVRITHIPTGIVVQCQNDRSQHRNRAEAMSMLKSRLYEHEMRKRQAEADKLEAGKTDVGWGHQIRSYVLDQSRIKDLRTNVEMSNTQKVLDGDLDPFIEASLKQGL